The Candidatus Binatia bacterium genome has a window encoding:
- a CDS encoding sigma 54-interacting transcriptional regulator translates to MARLLYDNVDGSPREITLGNRDVTIGRESGNEIVLGNPRTSRQHAVIRSQDDGTYQIVDLGSANGTMLNSNRLRMPATLHDQDVVSVGKTQIIFSEPRAVPKPAIDSTAQMSTAMAATSAGSSLIGAGPAMSEVFRLAEKAALSPIAVLIEGETGTGKELFAQAIHASSPRARAPFLPVNCAALPESLIESELFGHRRGAFTGAHQDRKGIFEAASGGTIFLDEIGEMPAAMQPKLLRVLQEGAVTPIGESCPRAVDVRVLSATNRDLTREIEDTKFRSDLYFRLAAFRIRLPPLRERLEDLPLLAQRLLSQAAQAHGTRAPEIEPATLAMLCAYDWPGNVRQLQNELYRAVALAPTGVPITTEHLSEEIRANQGAAPGSPPTQAAPGDLREARASFESDHIQRMLQQCDGNVSMAARELGLSRNGLLKKIKELGLSVPGREPS, encoded by the coding sequence ATGGCGCGACTTCTTTATGACAACGTAGACGGAAGCCCCAGGGAAATCACGCTGGGGAATCGGGACGTCACGATCGGCCGCGAGAGTGGAAACGAGATCGTACTGGGGAATCCCCGCACATCACGACAGCACGCGGTGATCCGATCGCAGGACGACGGCACCTATCAGATCGTCGACCTCGGGAGCGCAAACGGCACGATGTTGAATTCGAACCGCCTTCGAATGCCGGCGACGCTGCACGATCAGGATGTCGTGTCGGTCGGAAAGACACAGATCATCTTCTCCGAACCGAGAGCCGTACCGAAGCCTGCGATCGATTCGACCGCACAGATGTCGACCGCCATGGCCGCAACTTCGGCCGGGTCTTCTCTCATTGGCGCTGGCCCCGCAATGAGCGAGGTCTTTCGGTTGGCGGAAAAGGCCGCACTGTCTCCGATCGCCGTCCTCATCGAGGGCGAAACCGGCACCGGAAAAGAACTTTTTGCACAGGCTATCCATGCGTCGAGCCCGCGGGCGCGTGCCCCGTTTCTTCCCGTCAATTGCGCCGCCCTCCCGGAGTCCCTCATTGAAAGCGAGCTGTTCGGACACCGCCGAGGAGCCTTCACGGGCGCGCATCAAGACCGCAAGGGGATCTTCGAGGCGGCTTCCGGGGGGACGATCTTCCTCGACGAAATCGGTGAGATGCCCGCCGCGATGCAGCCAAAACTGCTGCGCGTTCTGCAGGAGGGGGCGGTCACACCGATCGGAGAAAGTTGCCCGCGAGCCGTCGACGTCCGCGTACTATCGGCAACGAACCGCGACCTGACACGCGAGATCGAGGACACGAAATTTCGTTCGGATCTCTACTTCAGGCTTGCGGCTTTCCGGATTCGGTTGCCCCCTCTAAGAGAACGGCTCGAAGACTTACCCCTGCTGGCCCAGCGGCTCCTGTCCCAAGCGGCGCAGGCACACGGAACCAGAGCGCCCGAGATCGAACCCGCCACCCTGGCAATGCTTTGTGCGTACGATTGGCCGGGGAACGTCCGACAGCTCCAAAATGAGCTCTATCGAGCAGTCGCGCTCGCCCCCACAGGGGTTCCCATTACGACCGAGCACCTTTCCGAGGAGATCCGGGCCAATCAAGGAGCGGCGCCCGGGAGTCCGCCGACGCAGGCTGCTCCAGGAGACCTCCGCGAAGCCCGAGCGAGCTTCGAATCGGATCACATCCAGCGCATGCTCCAGCAGTGCGATGGAAATGTTTCGATGGCGGCCCGGGAGCTCGGCCTGTCTCGAAACGGCCTCCTGAAAAAGATCAAGGAACTCGGCCTCTCCGTGCCAGGCCGCGAGCCGTCCTGA
- a CDS encoding DUF3413 domain-containing protein produces MARPIPARRMLLRWTGWFLFGNVWLIVAVLLRNLSVVGPANGMLAQLFRWLMFAGHSAFLAFLPALLLLPLALIWPRRRLQTGLAMGLSSILLFAALVDTVIFQQYRFHLNAEIFNLVFGGAASEILVFGWTMYLQSSLLVLAIVAIQYFWARWIWRRLESGGGLRRGRSLAAALVMIFIAQGLLHAWANASATTVITRQARTLPGYLQITADKQFKRLGVESRASDLRVGDIQRGSALNYPRAELNCHTSEPPLNLVIIVIDGWRADALTPRATPNLMRLAEQSQRYDDHVAGGSATRTGLFSLFYSLPGTYGHAMLAEGRGPVLIDELLRQQYQIEIFASAKLVSPEFHRTIFARVPELRVKSKGDSASERDIDAQQDFLEFLDRRDSGRPFFSMLFYDAPHALDLPSGAPRPFQPSWDSVNYLALDNDSDPLPFRNLYLNSVHFNDALIGEALEAMKLRGLDENTVVLVTGDHGQEFNDNGLNYWGHNSNFSPPQVNVPLLLHWPGQGAASFDHRTSHFDVAPTLLNDLLGCTTEPENYGIGFPLTHSGGREWLLLANYSEYALVSRERIIAFLPYGVEVLDPTYEAVDEAPDLAAMLAAMELRGRFFR; encoded by the coding sequence GTGGCCCGGCCCATTCCGGCGCGTCGCATGCTACTGCGCTGGACCGGTTGGTTCCTGTTCGGAAACGTATGGCTGATCGTGGCCGTCCTCCTGAGAAATCTCTCCGTGGTCGGACCGGCGAATGGCATGCTGGCCCAGCTCTTCCGCTGGCTGATGTTCGCCGGGCACAGCGCATTCCTGGCCTTTCTCCCCGCGCTGTTGTTACTCCCCTTGGCGCTCATCTGGCCACGGCGACGACTTCAAACGGGGCTTGCAATGGGGCTCTCGTCCATTCTCCTCTTCGCCGCGCTGGTCGACACCGTGATATTCCAGCAGTACCGCTTCCATCTCAATGCCGAGATCTTCAATCTGGTCTTCGGAGGCGCAGCCAGCGAGATTCTCGTCTTCGGCTGGACCATGTATCTGCAGTCTTCCCTGCTAGTCCTGGCAATCGTGGCCATCCAATACTTCTGGGCCCGCTGGATCTGGCGCAGGCTCGAGAGCGGAGGCGGATTGCGCCGCGGACGATCACTGGCCGCGGCGCTGGTGATGATCTTCATCGCTCAGGGGCTTCTGCACGCCTGGGCCAACGCCAGCGCGACCACCGTCATCACGCGCCAGGCCCGCACGCTTCCCGGCTACCTGCAGATCACCGCCGACAAGCAGTTCAAGCGGCTGGGCGTCGAATCCCGCGCATCAGACCTGAGGGTCGGTGACATCCAGCGCGGATCGGCGCTCAACTACCCGCGCGCAGAGCTGAACTGCCACACCTCCGAGCCACCACTCAACCTGGTGATCATCGTCATAGACGGCTGGCGCGCGGATGCCCTCACGCCACGCGCGACGCCCAACCTGATGCGCCTCGCGGAGCAGAGCCAGCGCTACGACGATCACGTGGCCGGAGGCAGCGCAACGCGCACCGGCCTCTTTTCGCTCTTCTACTCGCTGCCCGGCACGTACGGGCACGCCATGCTTGCCGAGGGCCGAGGACCGGTACTGATCGATGAGTTGCTGCGTCAGCAGTATCAAATTGAGATCTTCGCCAGCGCCAAGCTTGTCAGCCCCGAGTTCCACCGCACGATCTTTGCGCGCGTACCGGAGCTGAGAGTGAAATCGAAGGGCGACAGCGCCAGCGAGCGTGACATCGACGCCCAGCAGGACTTCCTGGAGTTTCTCGATCGCCGCGACAGCGGCCGCCCCTTCTTCAGCATGCTGTTCTACGACGCCCCACATGCCCTCGATCTCCCCTCGGGCGCCCCCCGCCCCTTCCAGCCGAGCTGGGATAGTGTCAACTACCTGGCCCTGGACAACGACTCCGACCCTCTCCCGTTCCGCAATTTGTACCTCAACAGCGTGCACTTCAACGACGCACTGATCGGCGAGGCTTTAGAGGCGATGAAGCTTCGTGGGTTGGACGAGAACACCGTTGTCCTCGTCACCGGCGACCACGGCCAGGAGTTCAACGACAACGGGCTCAACTATTGGGGGCACAACAGCAACTTCTCTCCGCCCCAGGTCAATGTGCCGCTGCTCCTTCATTGGCCGGGGCAGGGCGCCGCGAGTTTCGACCACCGAACAAGCCACTTCGATGTTGCCCCCACGCTGCTTAACGATCTACTCGGCTGCACTACAGAGCCCGAGAATTACGGCATCGGCTTCCCTTTGACGCACAGCGGCGGTCGGGAGTGGTTGCTGCTGGCCAACTACTCGGAGTACGCGCTCGTTTCGCGCGAGCGAATCATCGCTTTCTTGCCCTATGGGGTTGAAGTGCTCGACCCAACCTATGAAGCCGTCGACGAGGCACCCGACCTCGCCGCAATGCTGGCCGCGATGGAGCTTCGCGGTCGGTTCTTTCGCTGA